A window from Centropristis striata isolate RG_2023a ecotype Rhode Island chromosome 4, C.striata_1.0, whole genome shotgun sequence encodes these proteins:
- the LOC131970103 gene encoding A disintegrin and metalloproteinase with thrombospondin motifs 15-like, with translation MAILINYLIICTKFLLYLKLAYCMEVDFCIPVRVDHQKHEKHLHRRAEQINERQMVFRLSAFKQELYLHLTPDSSFLASGILPPETGSSASNASAAADLRECFFSGNVNADPDSFAAVSLCKGLHGGFSYNGMEYFINQSRTEDAAPEFGYGNSFDRMHVIRRRRAAHSGSNFTSRCAVTPDANFNISLEKYKHMGQLEIDGLTETVLKTLGRSKRFASIPRFVEVLVVADESMAKFHGDDLKHYLLTLMSVAARLYKHPSILNSINIVVVGFMVINEADKGPKVSSNAALTLRNFCSWQKKLNKHNDKHAEYWDTAILFTKQDLCGATTCDTLGMADVGTMCDPKRSCSVIEDDGLPSAFTTAHELGHVFNMPHDNVKACEEVFGKLKDNHMMSPTLIQIDRSRPWSVCSAAIITEFLDRGHGDCLLDQPQKQLSLSDNLPGSSYSLHRQCELAFGPGSKPCPYMQPCSKLWCTGKARGQLVCQTRHFPWADGTSCGNGKVCYRGACTDKNNTVHIKVDGRWGKWGAFGGCSRSCGGGVQLAKRECNNPVPENGGKYCYGLRIKYRSCNLNSCPETGKSFREEQCEAFNGLNLNTNRLGSSVVWVPKYSGISPKDKCKLICRANGTGYFYVLAPKVVDGTPCSPDTSAVCVQGKCIKAGCDGKLDSNRKFDKCGVCGGDNQGCKKVSGMFTKPIHGYNFVVMLPVGASNIDVRQRGYRGIVSDENYLAVKNRHGKYLLNGNYVVSAVERDLLVKGSLLRYSGTSTSVEILQAIRPLQEPLTVEVLSVGKMTPPRVRYSFYIAKESKEEKTLRKEERSHTAHNSVLADSNRVEAKKKMMGKRPVSHWVTGSWDSCTVTCGNGLQKRLVQCQSMEGRPAVDCDSTDRPVAVRACGDPCPLWDVGAWSHCSKSCGRGFKRRPVRCMTETGLNLPRDHCSGRRKPQELDLCNLKPC, from the exons ATGGCTATACTCATTAATTATCTGATTATTTGTACTAAGTTCCTGCTTTATTTGAAACTAGCATATTGTATGGAAGTAGACTTCTGCATACCTGTTCGTGTGGATCATCAAAAGCATGAAAAGCATCTGCACAGGCGCGCAGAGCAGATAAATGAAAGACagatggtttttagactaaGTGCATTCAAACAGGAATTGTACCTCCACCTCACGCCGGATTCTAGTTTCCTTGCATCGGGCATCTTACCGCCTGAGACAGGCTCCTCAGCATCCAATGCCTCTGCTGCCGCTGACTTACGGGAATGCTTCTTTTCTGGTAATGTCAATGCAGACCCGGACTCCTTCGCCGCGGTCAGCCTGTGTAAAGGTCTCCATGGAGGGTTCTCCTACAACGGCATGGAGTATTTCATCAACCAGAGCAGGACTGAAGACGCAGCACCCGAGTTTGGATATGGAAACTCTTTCGACAGGATGCATGTCATCCGCCGGAGACGCGCTGCGCACTCAGGCAGCAACTTCACCAGCAGGTGTGCAGTTACACCTGACGCCAATTTCAACATTTCCCTGGAGAAATACAAGCATATGGGCCAACTGGAGATTGATGGcttaactgaaactgtgttgaAAACCTTGGGGAGGTCTAAGAGGTTTGCCTCCATCCCCAGGTTTGTGGAGGTGCTGGTGGTGGCAGATGAATCTATGGCTAAATTTCACGGGGATGACCTGAAGCATTACCTTCTGACCCTGATGTCAGTAGCAGCCAGGCTTTACAAGCACCCCAGCATTCTAAACTCCATAAACATAGTGGTGGTGGGCTTCATGGTGATAAATGAAGCTGACAAGGGACCGAAGGTTTCCAGTAACGCAGCCCTGACTCTGCGCAACTTCTGCTCCTGGCAGAAGAAGTTGAATAAACACAACGACAAGCACGCAGAGTACTGGGACACTGCCATACTGTTCACCAAACAG GATCTTTGTGGGGCCACAACCTGCGATACACTGGGCATGGCTGACGTTGGGACCATGTGTGACCCGAAGAGGAGCTGCTCAGTTATTGAAGATGATGGTTTGCCCTCCGCTTTTACAACTGCCCATGAACTCG GCCACGTCTTCAACATGCCCCACGACAATGTGAAGGCATGTGAGGAGGTATTTGGGAAACTAAAGGACAACCACATGATGTCTCCCACACTGATTCAGATCGACAGGAGCAGGCCCTGGTCTGTGTGCAGTGCTGCCATCATTACTGAGTTCCTGGACAGAGGTCATG GAGACTGCCTGCTGGACCAGCCTCAGAAGCAGCTGTCTCTGTCAGACAACCTGCCTGGTTCCAGCTACAGCCTGCACCGCCAGTGTGAGCTTGCCTTTGGCCCCGGCTCTAAGCCCTGCCCATACATGCAGCCCTGCTCCAAGCTGTGGTGCACCGGGAAGGCCCGCGGCCAGCTGGTCTGCCAAACTCGACACTTCCCCTGGGCCGACGGCACCAGCTGTGGCAACGGCAAGGTCTGCTACCGAGGAGCCTGCACCGATAAGAACAACACCGTGCACATCAAG GTGGATGGCCGGTGGGGGAAGTGGGGAGCATTTGGAGGTTGTTCCCGAAGCTGTGGTGGAGGAGTTCAGCTGGCCAAGAGGGAGTGTAACAACCCTGTTCCTGAGAACGGAGGCAAATACTGCTACGGTCTTCGCATCAAATATCGCTCCTGTAACCTCAACTCTTGTCCTGAAACAG GTAAGAGTTTCCGTGAGGAGCAGTGTGAGGCATTCAACGGCTTAAACCTGAACACCAACAGACTGGGATCCTCTGTGGTTTGGGTTCCTAAATATTCAGGCATCTCTCCCAAAGACAAATGCAAGCTTATCTGCCGCGCCAACGGGACTGGGTACTTCTACGTCCTCGCCCCAAAG GTGGTGGATGGGACGCCCTGCTCTCCTGACACCTCAGCTGTATGTGTTCAAGGAAAATGCATCAAGGCAGGCTGTGACGGCAAGCTGGACTCTAACAGAAAGTTTGACAAGTGCGGCGTCTGCGGTGGCGACAACCAGGGCTGCAAGAAGGTCTCGGGAATGTTCACCAAACCTAT TCATGGCTACAACTTTGTGGTGATGCTGCCTGTTGGAGCTTCCAACATTGACGTCCGTCAGCGCGGCTACCGAGGAATAGTCAGTGATGAAAACTACTTAGCGGTGAAGAATCGGCACGGCAAGTACCTGCTGAACGGCAACTACGTGGTGTCAGCCGTGGAGCGCGACTTGCTGGTGAAGGGCAGCCTCCTGCGCTACAGCGGCACCTCTACATCTGTGGAGATTCTTCAGGCCATCAGGCCCCTGCAGGAGCCTCTGACTGTGGAGGTGCTCTCCGTAGGGAAGATGACTCCGCCCAGGGTGCGCTACTCCTTCTACATCGCCAAGGAGAGCAAGGAGGAGAAGACTCTgcggaaagaggagaggagccaCACAGCACATAATAGTGTCTTGGCGGACAGTAATAGGGTAGAAGCGAAGAAGAAGATGATGGGTAAGAGGCCCGTCAGTCACTGGGTGACAGGAAGTTGGGATTCCTGCACGGTGACTTGTGGGAATGGTCTGCAGAAGAGGCTGGTGCAGTGCCAGAGCATGGAGGGGCGTCCTGCAGTGGACTGTGACAGTACTGACAGGCCTGTAGCAGTGAGAGCATGTGGGGATCCATGTCCCCTGTGGGATGTAGGGGCCTGGTCTCACTGCTCCAAGTCCTGTGGAAGGGGCTTTAAAAGGCGGCCAGTGCGCTGCATGACGGAGACTGGCTTGAACCTACCAAGAGACCACTGCTCTGGAAGGAGGAAGCCTCAGGAACTGGACCTCTGCAATCTGAAGCCATGTTAA